The genomic stretch ATCTGATCCGTTTGGCCCAGTTtgatcagatggacaccaaaatgctgcaagcagcgttttggtgtctgccgccaaagcggaatggaggcggaatgggggcggaacagaggcaaactgatgcattctgagcggatcctttaggacaaaactgatccgttttggaccgcatgtgagagccctgaaatggatctcacaaacacttatttttatttttaaaatctttttattgattttgaatAAAAAGCAACTTATACAACGACTTCAAAAGCttgtataatataatatagaAATATCGCAGTGCTTAAAGAGGCGTTAAGGAGTCCAGTACATAGAGGCTTAATAGGAAAGCAAACCTTTCGACAAAGAACATGGTGTAAAGATGAGATTCAGGACCATGCACGGCCGGGACTCTTTTTCATAACAATAAAAGCAAAGGTTCCGAAAACAGTAACCAAAGTCAAACCTAACCCTCCataggaattgtggacccattcacttgaatggggtctgcgatccgtccgttccgcaaaaagatagaacaagttctatatttttgtgcaACGAAAGCACggaactccgtagtgcttccttggggttctgtgcttccgttccattccgcactgcatctccggatttgcggactcattcaagttaatgggtccgcatccgtgatgcggaatgcacacggctggtgcctcgtgtattgcggaaccgccgtatgcagcCCACAATACGGCTGTGGGAGCACTACGGCAATGTGCAAGGGGCCATAGATCAATTGAGAGCTCTATAAAACATGGCTTTAAAGAAAGCCTGGCAAGAGGATGCTTATTTTTGCATATAAAGAGATCTGTCGATCAAGCTAAGCCAAATGGGGGACAGCTGAAGTTCAGAAACCCAGCAGCAGGCACTTCCCCATGCCCGGCTCTTTTTAAAACAGTTTTCTCTGAAATGTTGTAGAGTTGCAGTGTAACACATAAtatgaggagatttatcaaagctggtgtaaagggaaactggcttagttgcccatagcaaccaatcagatcccacctttaatttttcagtgctcatttggaaaatgaaaggaccactctgattggttgctatgataaaCTATACAAGTTTCCCTTTCCTTCAATTTTGATAAATTTCACCCCATAGTTCTTTGTACTCAAGGAACCTGACGATATTTAATGAAGCTGGTGGTTAGGACAGCAGTTCTCTTGCATGTAAGGCACGAAAATGGTTGTATCCCAGGGCGGACACCGGCTCCTGTTCTGCAAGATTACTGCGGCTCTCTTTTCCAGAGTGATAGAAAATGCGTCTTTGCCTTTACTCACCCCAGCAGTTATTAGGGCCTCTTATAACTCCCTcaactttagggctcatgcacacgaccgttgttgttttgtggtccgcaaattgaggatccgcaaaacacagataccggccgtgttcAATCCTAGTAGAacaatcctatccttgtctgtaatgcggacaataataggacatgttctatttttaggcGAAATGGACATACGgagacggaatgcacacggagtcatttccgttttttttttttgcagccccattgatgtGAAATCTGCATATGGGCCATCAAAAAATTGGAATGGGCACGGACAAAAATActgtacgtttgtgtgcatgagccctaaagcagtcTTCCatttaatatgacatattttaatcTCACAGTTTAAGGCAATAATATCAAGCAGTGTGGGTTTAGTGAAAGGCATTTTGGTTCCCTTAATGAGCAAGCGCAATTGTTTTCTTTGCCTATAGACGCTTGTACTTGTAGATGAGATGTTGACAGTTGGGGCAGTAATGGTCCACGTCTTTGCAACTCTTGACACAGCAAGGTATTAAGAAGCAACCCAACAcacatctagaggaaagaagatAAGGTGATCTTAAAaaactaagtattttcatttAAATCCATATTTTAAATGTTTATTAGCAGTAACACTCAAGGTACTGTCCACGACCACAAATGGTGGGTCTGCACAAGTAAGCCAAGATATAAGACCATAAAGTATGAGCCCCAGTACTGGGCAGTCAGGTGGAAGCTGCAGATGGAGGGGGGTCTCCAAGTACTGAACAGTGTTCCTTTCTGGAATTTgtgttaaattaaaggggttgtctggcctagGATCCAACAATGGTGGTAACCTGtgcccaataaaaaaaaacctgaccTGTCTGCAGTCCCACACTGCCTTCTGTTGCCAGATGCTTCTGGCTCCAGCTGGACCAAAAGTGGCCTGGGTCTGTAACCACTGCGGCTAATCCCTGGCCTCAggggcagtgatggtcagtttaaTGCTGTATAGAGATCCCCtcctgtacagcattaaaatgtacagcCTCCGACGAGGTGAAGTCAGTTATTCCCGAAGTCTCAtaagacttcagtgaataactttggtatttgatttttaaactggaaaacAATTTTACAACTTGGAACCAAAGCTTTGGTTAGCCATAGACTCTTGGGGGGTACCCAGACATGTAGCGGCGCATGCAGTTTGCTGCTAGAAACTCTGTGCTTGAGCCACTACTTGGGGCAATGGTGCAGGCGtgagattgacagggtcaggctaGATGTCCTACCCTGTCAGCCAAGGGGAAACCTCCAGCCCCTCGCTGCTCTGTAATAGCTCCGAgacatttatgaataaattgatgACTGGGCGTTTTCCTAATCAGTCTTCCATTATACAATCAGTGCTGACAATACCAGACTGTGTAGCGACACaccccttaggctaggtctacacgacgacatttgttgcgcgacaaaaagtcgcgcgacagatagggcgcaacagttgtcgcgcgacattttgttgcaccaatgtcgcgcgacaatttttataatggcagtctatggtgtcgcactgcaacatgcgacatgttgcgactgcgacgcgacagtcgcagaaaaatccatcttgaatggattttctgcgactgtcgcgtcgcagtcgcagcatgtcgcatgttgcagtgcgacaccatagactgccattataaaaattgtcgcgcgacattggtgcaacaaaatgtcgcgcgacaactgtcgtcgtgtagacctagccttagagaaGGGGAATGgtgacacccagttgtcaatttattcatacatttccaggaggagtaGCAGAGGAATGGCACTATGCAGAGTTCTTATGAAGGGTGTGTAAGAATTATTTCACGGAGAAAAAATAAAGTATCATGACATGGCAGGAatggtgacaagtcctctttaataAAAACATACTAGCCACCAAGCCTGTCAGCCGTACTGCAACATATGTCATCACATCCTTGTCTGTATGACATCATACTAAATATCTGACTTACCCAAAGAAGAACAAAAGGCAGCATAAGAGGGTGGTTAAGCAGCCGGACTTGTATTTGATGGTTGTTGTACATGGCTGGTTGCAGGCAGGACACACGGCCAGTCCTGGGTTATCTGCCAAGTCCGTCTTGAAAATGACTTGAGGCGCGAAAACTATTTGTAAAATGTAAAATTAGTGAGATTAACCGAAATCCGATTATTTTCATTATCAAGATTTCAGGTTTGTCTTTAGATTGGTGAAGCGCAGACTTACTTGGTTGTTGTTGGTATCCTgtgtcattgtatggcggtggtgGGGGAAATACTGCGGGATTCCAGCCTTTGACAGAAATACAAGGTGTTATTagggttattccatgattaatgtaaaaatgtataggagatgacaatctctttctatggatccagagatctccccagttcattgctccaattgctctgctagatttacggTGTATCAAGCTTTCAGCCTAAGGGGTGTGTActatctcaggggtgtgtcctttctgctgcagctggtggcagttaaaggagggaattgagcatgtgcttccatctcagtgagcaggacaaagaaattacaaaaagagcaaacagcaggtggcgctatatagatagatttcagtgactaactcagtggctatactaaaacaTTGCTCACAGAGGCACCATATAGCGGCACGGAGTAACGCTCTGTTCACATTAGTTTTATGTTGGACATTTGTTTTCAATGATTTCACATgtcaatatatacagtatttaacaAAAAATCTGCCTTTTCCCCCCCCTAACTTCacataatccctttaaggcctcatgcacacggctgtggaaCACgtctgtgagcggtccgtggtatcccggcctggcatcctgctgagagcaggagcgcacagcttaattggttgctatgacgccgtgcgcttcatgccgccgctgcactacagtaatacactcgtatagatcggccgtgtgcataaggcctaaaggaAAGCTTGTCAGCTTCTTTGCCgaacttcatcaagaaatttgatttgttacgaattactttTCATTGTATGGAGTGGACGCCATTATGGTAAATGGCGATTGCGCCTCCCCCcataatttaacccctcagatgccgtgttcaacgctgatcaggTGGTTAATCCGGggttgggaaaataaaaaaattagactTACCTCATCTGCTTGATCGCGGAGAATCCATCCGcttctgtcttgattgaagaaaacccgccaaaggatTTGCATTGAGCGTGATGGCGTCACCGTGCTCGGCCAGTGTGATCACGTGTTGACAGCTTCGTGCtcgccacaggtcctttggcaggttttcttcaatcaagacagagCAGACGGCGTCtctgcaatcaagtggatgaggtgagtatcactttcagccaccattttaggaaaaaattatttgttaatatgaagtgcaaggaaattcggcttcacagcgAATGAAGTTTTTCCTAAACCGGATCGAATTCCGCTTCGGATGCTTTGATTCGTGTAACACTACTTGTCGAGAAGAAATTTTATATTGGCATTCCATTTGATCATTTGATCCCTTTATATATATCGCACCTTCTGGATGATGCATGTAGGGTCCTTCTGCATTTGCTGGGTATGGTGCAGCCATGAACTGTGAAGGGTATCCTGCCGCAGGGGCTATGCACAGTGAAAAATAATGGTGGATGTTAAAATATAATCACATACAAAAACATTGCAATGGGTAGGTTCATTTTTGTTCAATACAGAATAATTTCCTGAATATTTAATCTGAAGCTGTTTACATTGCCTATACAGTATGTAAAATCTACCATTTTTAAAACATGTCTGTATTACATTTTTCTGCTTTCAGTTATCACTTTAGCTCTTCAGGCTGATTGCTGCTGATGGATATTATGTTTGGGTTGTCTATATTACACTGAATCAGCTGTTAAGAGAAGCTTTTAGAACACCTTGGTACCTCCACAGCCTGGCTGTTTTAGGACATCCTGGCTTTGTAACCTGTGACTGCTCAGCACAGCTCTGGGGAttgtgtaaggcctcctgcacacggccgttgttttggtccgcatccgagccgcagttttggttgCTCGGATGCtcaactattcacttcaatgggccgcaaaagatatggacagcactccgtgtgctgtccgcatccattgctccgttccgtggccccgcaaaaaaaatataacctgtcctattcttgtccgcgctttgcggacaagaataggcagttatagtaaaggctgtccatgccgttccgcaaattgcggtcgtgtgcatgaggcctaaagcttatATTAGACACAAAGATCATTGCTAACGTACAAATGCTCATAATCAATGTTCTGGCAGTGTAATATTGACGCCAACTATCGGGCAACTGGAATCTTTCAGCAGGTTTACAAATCATcgtttgccggtggcagatcgtgctgtctaaccacaatctgctgccagcaaacaatattTTAGTATGGGGACGaacaatggcattagtgattgcttcttcccatactgtggaggagatccctgcatgtaatagcagcggtatCCTccgctgacgagcaggcgattgccgggaaagAACGCTTCCTGCCTGACAAATCGCCTGGATGAGCTGCACGTCTAATATAAGTTTAAGAAGAGGGCTAAAATAGTTGCAACCCCTCATAAACGTTGTGTCCATTAGATTTAAAACTGTTGGGTTGCTGTTGACCTTTTTGCAGGAAACAATCCACCAAAAAGTTAATGAacttttatgtgactgaaacacgCCAAATTACTAAAGAGTTACATTCCATTATATACTCcgtcctcaacattgaaattgcaacaccaagaaggaaaagttgtggcattatggaaatcacaggatgaATAGACATGTTAATAATTAGCAAATGATATAAAaaggaaacaaaatattcaaaacatctccaTGTATTCAGTATTGAGTATGAGCACCATATGTAAAATACATGCA from Bufo gargarizans isolate SCDJY-AF-19 chromosome 8, ASM1485885v1, whole genome shotgun sequence encodes the following:
- the LOC122945213 gene encoding lipopolysaccharide-induced tumor necrosis factor-alpha factor homolog, which translates into the protein MSVEGKPGTAPEGPATNINMEYSPQAPEYSPQAPGTAPAAGYPSQFMAAPYPANAEGPYMHHPEGWNPAVFPPPPPYNDTGYQQQPIFAPQVIFKTDLADNPGLAVCPACNQPCTTTIKYKSGCLTTLLCCLLFFFGCVLGCFLIPCCVKSCKDVDHYCPNCQHLIYKYKRL